One part of the Gemmatimonadaceae bacterium genome encodes these proteins:
- a CDS encoding DNA-3-methyladenine glycosylase, which translates to MTSRHAAPQARRARFGPPLPPAFYDRDAELVARDLLGMVLVHRTADGRCAGRIVETEAYLGPHDPACHAAAGRTPRTEPLHGPPGTAYVYFIYGMHWCFNAVTREEGYGSAVLIRAIEPLIGLPLMRRRRGAVRERDLANGPGKLCRALDIDRRHNGARLDRGPLRIVAGTAVADRDVIVTPRIGISKAADWPLRFVVAASQVSR; encoded by the coding sequence ATGACATCACGCCACGCCGCGCCCCAAGCGCGGCGTGCGCGTTTCGGGCCTCCGCTCCCGCCGGCGTTCTACGATCGCGACGCCGAGCTCGTGGCGCGCGACTTGTTAGGCATGGTGCTGGTGCATCGCACCGCCGACGGGCGATGTGCCGGACGCATTGTCGAGACCGAGGCGTACCTCGGGCCCCACGATCCCGCGTGCCATGCGGCGGCCGGGCGCACGCCGCGCACCGAGCCGCTGCACGGACCGCCCGGCACCGCGTACGTGTACTTCATCTACGGCATGCATTGGTGCTTCAACGCCGTGACCCGTGAAGAAGGCTACGGCAGCGCGGTGCTCATCCGGGCGATCGAGCCGCTGATCGGGTTGCCGCTCATGCGCCGTCGTCGCGGCGCCGTGCGCGAGCGCGACCTGGCCAACGGGCCGGGCAAGCTGTGCCGCGCGCTCGACATCGACCGGCGACACAACGGAGCGCGCCTCGACCGCGGCCCGCTCCGCATCGTGGCAGGCACTGCCGTGGCGGATCGCGACGTGATCGTGACACCGCGCATTGGCATCAGCAAGGCGGCGGACTGGCCCCTGCGATTCGTCGTGGCTGCGTCGCAGGTTTCGCGCTGA
- a CDS encoding HAMP domain-containing histidine kinase, with protein MKPLDFRKRLFLVLSMFALLPAAVLTGAWTVAVWRALPFAAAGAAWERVAASGERASEAVRDAPLSDAQRQALATHERELHASVVQARRLDFVARRFAPVVIAVAIAALVLLWIVASRVAGHLSRQLSRPIHELVGWTEMIEQGMQPPTAGTARGAPEFETLRQRMRAMSTELAAGRERAVEAERLVAFRETARRVAHELKNPLTPMQLAIATVKRAAPDSLHESVRVLEEETARLARMARSFAQFGRLPDGQRSDVDVAELLRATASACVPSHLALRLELDDDLPRIRGYHDALQRAVMNVVLNAVDACGNAGTIAISATHQGTRLRIEVADTGAGIAPEHMATIWEPYVTHKAGGTGLGLAIAEQAVRAHGGSVRAESRPGEGARIIMELPADADTEPSSPRMR; from the coding sequence GTGAAGCCACTGGACTTCAGGAAGCGGCTGTTCCTCGTCCTGTCGATGTTCGCCCTGCTCCCGGCCGCAGTGCTCACGGGGGCGTGGACGGTGGCGGTGTGGCGTGCGCTGCCGTTCGCGGCGGCGGGGGCGGCGTGGGAGCGGGTCGCAGCGTCGGGCGAACGTGCCAGCGAAGCGGTGCGCGATGCACCGCTCAGCGACGCCCAGCGCCAGGCGCTCGCGACCCACGAACGGGAGTTGCATGCCTCGGTCGTGCAGGCGCGCCGGCTGGATTTCGTGGCTCGCCGGTTTGCGCCGGTGGTCATCGCAGTCGCAATCGCAGCGCTCGTGCTGCTCTGGATCGTCGCCTCACGCGTGGCCGGGCACCTCAGCCGGCAACTGAGCCGGCCGATCCACGAACTCGTCGGATGGACGGAGATGATCGAACAGGGGATGCAGCCACCGACCGCAGGTACCGCAAGGGGAGCGCCCGAGTTCGAGACGCTGCGCCAGCGCATGCGCGCCATGAGCACGGAACTCGCCGCTGGCCGCGAGCGCGCCGTTGAAGCCGAGCGACTCGTAGCGTTCCGCGAAACGGCGCGACGGGTGGCTCACGAGCTCAAGAACCCACTCACTCCGATGCAGCTGGCCATCGCGACCGTCAAACGCGCGGCCCCGGATTCCCTGCACGAAAGCGTCCGCGTGCTCGAGGAAGAAACGGCCCGCCTGGCCCGCATGGCCCGGAGCTTTGCGCAGTTTGGGCGTCTCCCCGACGGGCAACGATCGGACGTCGACGTGGCCGAGCTGCTCCGGGCGACGGCGAGCGCCTGCGTGCCCTCGCACCTCGCACTGCGTCTGGAACTCGACGACGACCTCCCCCGCATCCGGGGCTACCACGACGCGCTGCAGCGTGCGGTCATGAACGTCGTGCTCAACGCCGTCGACGCGTGCGGCAACGCAGGGACGATCGCCATCAGCGCGACGCACCAGGGCACCCGCCTCCGTATCGAGGTCGCCGACACCGGCGCCGGCATTGCCCCCGAGCACATGGCCACGATCTGGGAGCCGTACGTGACCCACAAGGCGGGCGGGACCGGGCTGGGCCTCGCCATTGCCGAACAGGCCGTGCGCGCCCACGGCGGGTCGGTCCGCGCCGAAAGCCGGCCGGGCGAAGGAGCGCGTATCATCATGGAGCTGCCGGCCGACGCCGACACCGAGCCCTCCTCACCCAGGATGCGCTGA
- a CDS encoding NYN domain-containing protein produces MQSRSTRHGAPRSPIAPLHRGPQAMTAGYGAPTQHAPNAALLIDFDNVTMGIRSDLAGELRNLLGSEIIKGKVAVQRAYADWRRYPQYIVPLAESSIDMIMAPAYGSSKKNATDIRLAVDAIELVFTRPEIGTYILLSGDSDFASLVTKLKEYGKYVIGVGIRESSSDLLVMNCDEYYSYNALAGLVKQSDEEVVKWDPWELVVEAIGRMQKNGDVMRSDRLKQVMQDIDASFDEKSVGHGYSKFSRFVQDASEKGLVKITKLENGQLEVSPSEGKGATTPAAPADASRPAASANGESSREERRDRRGRRGRGRDRDRDRDRPGASAERAAPPTGESTSAAQPAPNPPAAPSAAPAPAPSRSESRDAIGRSGERLTRQEAFDLVRSAAGALVSGDDAALSSDVRQKAFALLGRDSESLGERNFHRILRDAHDAEVIDLRRRGDDYEVSLPAKAASVADQVKAAEAAATPARPAPTSPSTPRGMGPRGIPARRGAAGPPPDLLLVGVVEAPPAPAPDVSSAPAAAKPATKKAKALPKTKAVRKDAKPTEAPKAEKKPPKARPRAAKKAAAGA; encoded by the coding sequence ATGCAATCCCGTTCCACTCGGCATGGCGCCCCGCGCTCGCCGATCGCCCCGTTGCACCGGGGCCCACAGGCCATGACGGCGGGGTATGGCGCCCCGACCCAGCACGCCCCCAACGCCGCGCTGCTCATCGACTTCGACAACGTCACGATGGGCATCCGCTCCGACCTCGCCGGGGAACTTCGCAACCTCCTGGGCTCCGAGATCATCAAGGGCAAGGTGGCCGTGCAGCGCGCGTACGCCGACTGGCGCCGCTATCCGCAATACATCGTGCCGCTCGCCGAGTCGTCGATCGACATGATCATGGCGCCGGCCTACGGGTCGTCGAAAAAGAACGCGACCGATATCCGGCTCGCGGTGGACGCGATCGAACTCGTCTTCACCCGACCCGAGATCGGGACCTACATCCTGCTGTCCGGCGACTCCGACTTCGCCTCGCTGGTCACCAAGCTCAAGGAGTACGGCAAGTACGTCATCGGCGTCGGGATCCGTGAGTCGTCGAGCGACCTGCTCGTCATGAACTGTGACGAGTACTACTCCTACAACGCCCTTGCCGGCCTCGTGAAGCAGAGCGACGAGGAAGTGGTGAAGTGGGATCCGTGGGAGCTGGTCGTCGAGGCGATCGGACGGATGCAGAAGAACGGCGACGTGATGCGTTCCGACCGGCTCAAGCAGGTGATGCAGGACATTGACGCATCGTTCGACGAGAAGAGCGTTGGCCACGGGTACTCCAAGTTCTCGCGCTTCGTGCAGGACGCCTCGGAGAAGGGGCTCGTGAAGATCACGAAGCTGGAGAACGGTCAGCTCGAAGTGTCTCCCAGCGAGGGCAAAGGCGCGACGACCCCTGCGGCTCCGGCCGATGCGTCGCGTCCGGCCGCGTCGGCGAACGGCGAGTCGTCGCGTGAGGAGCGGCGGGATCGACGCGGTCGTCGCGGTCGCGGGCGGGATCGTGATCGCGACCGTGATCGCCCCGGTGCCTCCGCGGAGCGCGCCGCCCCTCCCACCGGTGAGTCGACGTCCGCGGCGCAGCCCGCGCCGAACCCGCCGGCGGCTCCGTCCGCCGCGCCCGCGCCCGCGCCGTCGCGAAGCGAGAGCCGTGATGCCATCGGTCGCAGCGGTGAGCGCCTGACGAGGCAGGAAGCCTTCGATCTCGTGCGCAGCGCCGCCGGCGCCCTCGTGAGCGGCGACGATGCCGCTCTCTCCAGCGACGTGCGCCAGAAGGCGTTTGCGCTCCTCGGCCGCGATTCGGAGTCGCTCGGTGAGCGCAACTTCCATCGCATTCTGCGCGATGCGCACGACGCCGAGGTGATCGACCTGCGCCGTCGTGGCGATGACTACGAGGTGTCGCTGCCGGCCAAGGCGGCGAGCGTGGCGGACCAGGTGAAGGCGGCCGAAGCCGCCGCGACACCCGCGCGTCCGGCGCCAACGTCGCCGAGTACCCCGCGAGGCATGGGTCCGCGCGGCATCCCGGCTCGTCGAGGCGCGGCGGGCCCGCCGCCCGACCTGCTGCTCGTAGGCGTCGTGGAGGCCCCGCCCGCACCCGCGCCTGACGTCTCGAGCGCGCCGGCGGCGGCAAAGCCCGCGACAAAGAAGGCCAAGGCGCTCCCCAAGACCAAAGCGGTGCGCAAGGACGCCAAACCGACCGAAGCGCCCAAAGCGGAAAAGAAGCCGCCAAAGGCCAGGCCCAGGGCCGCGAAGAAAGCGGCCGCAGGCGCATGA
- a CDS encoding BamA/TamA family outer membrane protein, whose product MRIVRTVASLSLMVVSTAGAQSLDQRALPTEVADEVIRVFNASGTRRVDGRLRVEAGEEVARDLAVIGGPLTIAGRVTGRIVAVNATVELVSGGSVNGDILVVGGSVVGRELAEVSGTIRTYSARLAFRRDGELITRRSVDDDADEGLRWWQRQDRWRDRGWGDIRLVSARTYNRVEGLPIQVGPAFGREMDWGRVSVDALGIIRSADRFEWTPANIGHTAKVEVRVGREEGVRLGIRHFDVVDAVEPWQLSDSEVGLASFFLHRDYRDYYNRLGGTVYASAFSGRGADLGISFSQQRWAARDTRDPWTLFRDTDQWRANPQMDDASFHLLGITGRYDSRNDDRSPWSGWLLTAEYELGNGTIRHYGATSSGVRTATEGGRTTYDRLLLDLRRYTRVAPNAQLNVRVAAGGWLSGDDLPLQRRFSLGGPANMPGYDFRRFELRNDPAAVDYLTCGNYGVAGVLNPVGTPGECERFALAQVEFRGDLDLDPFGILDEDRHWRRRGWGRGTQWVVFADAGRGWLVGTPDGGRTFAKSSFPRLSTFRTDVGIGLVLDDLGLYLAKSLSHSGAPVNFFIRLRPRF is encoded by the coding sequence ATGCGCATCGTGCGGACTGTGGCGAGCCTGAGCCTGATGGTCGTGTCGACGGCCGGGGCGCAGTCGCTGGACCAGCGGGCCCTGCCGACGGAAGTCGCCGACGAGGTCATCAGGGTCTTCAATGCATCGGGCACGCGTCGCGTGGATGGCCGGCTGCGGGTGGAGGCCGGTGAGGAGGTAGCGCGGGATCTTGCCGTCATCGGTGGTCCGTTGACCATCGCCGGCCGCGTAACCGGTCGCATCGTGGCGGTCAACGCCACGGTGGAGCTGGTAAGCGGCGGGTCGGTCAATGGCGACATCCTGGTCGTCGGTGGGAGCGTGGTCGGTCGCGAACTGGCTGAGGTCTCGGGAACGATCAGGACGTACAGCGCGCGTCTCGCCTTTCGCCGCGACGGGGAGTTGATCACGCGGCGCAGCGTGGACGACGACGCGGACGAGGGCCTTCGCTGGTGGCAGCGGCAGGATCGCTGGCGTGACCGCGGCTGGGGCGACATCCGGCTCGTGTCGGCGCGCACCTACAACCGTGTCGAAGGCCTCCCGATTCAGGTGGGCCCGGCGTTCGGACGTGAGATGGACTGGGGGCGGGTCTCGGTGGACGCGTTAGGCATCATTCGCAGCGCCGATCGGTTCGAGTGGACACCGGCCAACATCGGCCACACCGCCAAAGTCGAGGTGCGAGTGGGGCGCGAGGAGGGCGTGCGCCTTGGCATCCGTCACTTCGACGTCGTGGACGCCGTGGAACCCTGGCAGCTCAGCGACTCCGAGGTCGGCCTCGCGTCCTTCTTCCTGCACCGCGACTACCGCGACTACTACAACCGGCTCGGCGGTACCGTCTACGCCTCGGCTTTCTCCGGCCGCGGCGCGGACCTTGGCATCTCGTTTTCTCAGCAGCGCTGGGCGGCGCGCGACACGCGCGATCCGTGGACCCTGTTCCGTGATACCGACCAGTGGCGCGCCAATCCGCAGATGGACGACGCCTCGTTCCACCTGCTGGGCATCACGGGTCGCTACGACTCACGGAACGACGATCGCAGCCCGTGGTCGGGGTGGCTGCTCACCGCCGAATACGAGCTGGGCAACGGCACGATCAGGCACTACGGCGCCACGTCGTCCGGCGTGCGCACGGCAACGGAGGGCGGCCGCACCACGTACGACCGCCTGCTCCTTGATCTGCGGCGCTACACGCGCGTGGCGCCCAACGCCCAGCTCAACGTTCGCGTCGCGGCCGGCGGATGGCTGAGCGGCGACGATCTGCCCCTGCAGCGCCGGTTCTCGCTCGGCGGACCCGCCAACATGCCGGGCTACGACTTCCGGCGATTCGAGCTTCGCAACGATCCGGCGGCGGTGGACTACCTGACGTGCGGCAACTACGGCGTGGCCGGCGTCCTCAATCCCGTGGGAACGCCCGGCGAGTGCGAGCGGTTTGCGCTCGCGCAGGTCGAGTTCCGCGGGGATCTCGACCTCGACCCCTTCGGCATCCTCGACGAGGATCGGCACTGGCGGCGGCGCGGGTGGGGCCGTGGCACGCAGTGGGTCGTGTTTGCCGATGCCGGTCGCGGCTGGCTCGTCGGGACGCCCGATGGCGGTCGCACGTTTGCGAAGTCCTCGTTCCCCAGGCTGTCGACGTTTCGGACCGATGTCGGCATCGGCCTCGTGCTGGACGACCTGGGGCTCTATCTGGCGAAGTCGCTGTCGCACTCCGGGGCGCCGGTCAACTTCTTCATTCGGTTGCGCCCGCGGTTCTAG
- a CDS encoding SusC/RagA family TonB-linked outer membrane protein — MHLSLLPALVLPMALGSPPALNGAAHFNESVFAERGNRAGTVRGRVTDQASGQPVPGAQVVIANTRLGAVADQGGRYVITQVPAGAHALTARMLGYAPKTANVTVQDNGEATVDFAIERTASQLSEVVVTATGDQRKVEIGNAVATLRADSLVIGSPITSVGDMLQGRVAGLLTFANAGVTGSSPRIRIRGFNSLSQPNNPLIIIDGTRVDNTTGAGSGGGTNIQSYGWTAGSVTSMNPEEIESFEIVKGPAAATLYGTDAANGVIVIRTKRGVAGAPKWNFYGEGGLIPGPTKWNENYYAFGRNAAGQQVNCVNLARAAGQCTVDSVSRWNPMADAISSPVGTGNRRQVGAQVSGGAQQLRYFVGSDWERERGYLELSDSEIKRISAERGGAKVPDEQIHPNYLNRTALRANASAMLGPKTDLNISNSLQFQRSQIPTNTIFTDAAWGRGFKDAYDGWGNQRRPGETFATRAAERLFRITSSANGNFVPTPWLSTRATVGIDASSNFSDNLQRRGEGGTSVAPSLGRRLDARSSTILFTGDVGGTATFNLAPSLVSKTSVGAQYNRRDRGITTAIGTNLPPGSSTLAGAATVQNSEATIQSVVAGGYVEQQFSLNDRLFVTGAMRADGASTFGKNFKTAYYPKASVSWLVSSEDWFPKTKVISSFRFRSAFGSSGVQPPADAALTRLQLATVFVNGTTGSGAQLQTLGNPDLAPERTTELEGGFDIDFFDGRIRLEATAYEKKSADALVQRSYPRSAGLIATGQLDNVGRVRNRGVEGIVNAMVFNAGGAQLDLSINGSINHSKLLELDSSLRPPEDRFIKFVQGYPLFGMWDRKIRGYNDANNDGVLQISEVQVDDSITFIGVTNPTDLLTVSPSLTLFNGALRLSSMFVYKGNYIQTNFTELNKCASFGSCKARNDPKASVAEQAPYAGFAGSTLTYAGYAEDGTFTRWAEASVVWDATRNLKRLLGNRTATLTFSARNLALWTDYSGLDPEVTANPDLTGNFGTVWDLGYDNPVSPLPKYFILRLSLGL; from the coding sequence CGTCCGAGGGCGGGTTACCGACCAGGCGTCGGGCCAGCCCGTTCCCGGGGCACAGGTCGTGATCGCGAACACGCGGCTTGGCGCCGTCGCCGACCAGGGCGGCCGCTATGTCATCACGCAGGTACCTGCCGGAGCCCACGCGCTCACGGCCCGCATGCTCGGGTACGCGCCGAAGACGGCCAACGTCACCGTTCAGGACAACGGTGAGGCCACCGTCGATTTTGCCATCGAACGCACGGCGTCGCAGCTCTCAGAGGTGGTCGTCACCGCAACGGGCGACCAGCGCAAGGTCGAGATCGGCAACGCCGTCGCCACGCTGCGCGCCGATTCCCTCGTCATCGGTTCCCCCATCACGTCGGTGGGGGACATGCTGCAGGGCCGCGTCGCCGGACTGCTCACGTTTGCCAACGCCGGCGTGACCGGCTCATCGCCGCGCATTCGCATCCGCGGATTCAATTCGCTTTCGCAGCCCAATAACCCGCTCATCATCATTGACGGTACCCGCGTCGACAACACGACGGGCGCCGGCAGCGGCGGTGGTACCAACATCCAGTCCTACGGATGGACCGCGGGCTCGGTCACCTCGATGAATCCAGAGGAAATCGAGTCGTTCGAAATTGTGAAGGGGCCCGCAGCCGCGACGCTCTACGGTACCGACGCGGCCAACGGCGTCATCGTGATTCGTACCAAGCGTGGCGTCGCCGGCGCGCCGAAGTGGAACTTCTACGGCGAGGGTGGCCTCATCCCGGGCCCGACCAAGTGGAACGAGAACTACTACGCGTTCGGGCGGAACGCGGCGGGTCAGCAGGTCAACTGCGTGAACCTCGCGCGCGCGGCCGGACAATGCACCGTCGACAGCGTGAGCCGCTGGAATCCCATGGCCGATGCCATCAGCTCGCCGGTGGGCACGGGGAATCGCCGCCAGGTAGGCGCGCAGGTCTCGGGCGGCGCGCAGCAGTTGCGCTACTTCGTCGGCAGCGACTGGGAGCGTGAACGGGGCTACCTCGAGCTCTCGGACTCCGAGATCAAGCGCATCAGCGCCGAGCGTGGGGGAGCCAAGGTTCCCGACGAGCAGATCCATCCGAACTACCTCAACCGCACGGCGCTGCGTGCCAACGCCTCGGCGATGCTCGGCCCGAAGACAGACCTGAACATCTCCAACAGTCTCCAGTTCCAGCGCAGCCAGATTCCGACCAACACGATCTTCACCGACGCGGCGTGGGGTCGTGGCTTCAAGGATGCGTACGACGGCTGGGGCAACCAGCGTCGTCCCGGCGAAACGTTCGCAACGCGCGCCGCCGAGCGACTCTTCCGCATCACGAGTTCGGCCAATGGCAACTTCGTGCCGACGCCGTGGCTGTCGACGCGCGCGACCGTGGGCATCGACGCCAGCTCCAACTTCTCCGACAACCTGCAGCGCCGTGGCGAGGGCGGGACGTCGGTGGCGCCCAGCCTCGGTCGGCGTCTCGACGCGCGCTCGAGCACCATCCTCTTCACCGGCGACGTTGGCGGCACGGCGACGTTCAACCTCGCACCGTCCCTCGTGTCCAAGACGTCGGTGGGGGCGCAGTACAATCGGCGTGATCGAGGTATCACGACGGCGATCGGCACCAACCTGCCGCCGGGATCGAGCACGCTCGCCGGTGCGGCCACGGTGCAGAACAGCGAAGCGACCATCCAGTCCGTCGTCGCCGGCGGCTATGTGGAGCAGCAGTTCTCGCTCAACGATCGTCTGTTCGTGACGGGCGCGATGCGTGCCGACGGCGCCAGCACGTTCGGCAAGAACTTCAAGACGGCCTACTACCCCAAGGCCAGCGTCTCGTGGCTCGTGTCGAGCGAAGACTGGTTCCCGAAGACCAAGGTCATCTCGAGCTTCCGCTTCCGTTCCGCCTTTGGCTCATCCGGCGTGCAACCTCCGGCAGATGCCGCCCTGACGCGCCTGCAACTCGCCACGGTGTTCGTGAACGGCACCACCGGTTCCGGCGCGCAGCTCCAGACGCTTGGCAACCCGGACCTGGCACCCGAACGCACGACCGAACTCGAAGGCGGCTTCGACATCGACTTCTTCGATGGCCGCATCCGACTCGAGGCCACGGCCTACGAGAAGAAGAGCGCCGACGCGCTCGTACAGCGCTCCTACCCGCGCTCGGCGGGCCTCATCGCCACGGGCCAGCTCGACAACGTGGGCCGCGTACGCAATCGCGGCGTCGAGGGCATCGTGAACGCCATGGTGTTCAACGCCGGCGGCGCGCAGCTCGACCTGTCGATCAACGGGTCGATCAACCACTCCAAGCTCCTCGAACTCGACTCCAGCCTTCGGCCACCGGAAGACCGCTTCATCAAGTTCGTGCAGGGCTACCCGCTGTTCGGCATGTGGGATCGCAAGATCCGCGGCTACAACGATGCCAACAACGACGGCGTCCTGCAGATCAGCGAGGTCCAGGTCGATGACTCGATCACCTTCATCGGTGTGACCAACCCGACGGACCTGCTCACGGTGTCGCCAAGCCTGACGCTGTTCAACGGAGCGCTGCGCCTGAGCTCGATGTTCGTCTACAAGGGCAACTACATCCAGACGAACTTTACGGAGCTCAACAAGTGCGCGAGCTTTGGCTCCTGCAAGGCGCGCAACGACCCGAAGGCCTCGGTCGCCGAACAGGCGCCCTACGCCGGATTTGCCGGGTCGACGTTGACCTATGCCGGCTATGCCGAAGACGGCACGTTCACGCGCTGGGCCGAAGCGTCGGTGGTGTGGGACGCCACGCGGAACCTCAAGCGGCTGCTGGGCAACCGCACGGCCACGCTCACCTTCAGCGCGCGCAACCTCGCGCTGTGGACTGACTACTCGGGGCTCGACCCGGAGGTCACCGCCAACCCGGACCTCACGGGCAACTTCGGCACCGTGTGGGATCTCGGGTACGACAACCCGGTCTCCCCGCTCCCGAAGTATTTCATCCTGCGTCTCTCCCTCGGACTGTGA
- a CDS encoding sigma-54-dependent Fis family transcriptional regulator, whose protein sequence is MPTVLIVDDEPNIRRMVGALLGAEGYEVREAADGRAGLASATDSEPDVALVDLMMPGDMDGIATLTALRERCPNLPVVMMSGKAGLSDAVRATRLGAFTFLEKPLSPEVVMLALASALELREAKREAASLRADLGLTGEMVGMSEAMQELRALIARVGPTDSRVLITGESGTGKELVAAAVHQASARRDRAFIRVNCAAIPRDLVESEMFGHERGAFTGAVERRIGKFELAHRGTLLLDEVGDLGQEAQAKLLRAIEAGEVERVGGGKPIPVDTRLIAATNKDLQRASRDGAFREDLYFRLNVIPIALPPLRERASDLPLLVRHFSALTRVRTGRVLPEWGDDALLLMQRYRWPGNVRELANIVERLIILHPGQRIAAEDVRRVIAIAETPDSVRAVPASSETFDAPLSDLLDDYERLLITRALAAAGGNVAEAARRLQTDRPNLYRRMKRLEIAPESASAHTG, encoded by the coding sequence GTGCCGACCGTGCTCATCGTCGACGACGAGCCCAACATCCGCCGCATGGTCGGCGCGCTGCTGGGCGCGGAAGGCTATGAGGTGCGAGAGGCCGCGGACGGACGCGCTGGCCTGGCGTCCGCGACGGACAGCGAGCCGGACGTCGCGCTCGTGGACCTGATGATGCCCGGTGACATGGACGGCATCGCGACGCTGACCGCGCTCCGCGAACGATGCCCGAACCTGCCGGTCGTCATGATGAGCGGGAAGGCGGGACTCAGCGATGCCGTGCGGGCCACCCGGCTCGGCGCCTTCACGTTCCTCGAAAAGCCGCTGTCCCCCGAAGTCGTGATGCTCGCCCTCGCCTCGGCGCTGGAACTCCGCGAGGCGAAGCGCGAGGCTGCGTCACTGCGCGCGGACCTCGGCCTCACCGGCGAGATGGTGGGCATGAGTGAGGCGATGCAGGAGCTGCGTGCGCTCATCGCCCGCGTGGGGCCCACCGACTCGCGCGTGCTCATCACCGGGGAGTCGGGAACGGGAAAGGAGCTCGTGGCGGCGGCGGTGCACCAGGCGAGCGCACGCCGCGACCGCGCGTTCATCCGGGTGAACTGCGCGGCGATTCCGCGCGACCTCGTGGAAAGCGAGATGTTCGGCCACGAGCGCGGCGCGTTCACGGGTGCCGTTGAGCGTCGCATCGGCAAGTTCGAGCTCGCCCATCGCGGCACGCTGCTGCTCGACGAGGTCGGCGACCTCGGGCAGGAAGCGCAGGCCAAGCTGCTGCGCGCGATCGAGGCCGGCGAGGTGGAGCGCGTGGGCGGCGGCAAGCCGATCCCGGTGGACACGCGCCTCATCGCGGCCACCAACAAGGATCTGCAGCGGGCGTCGCGTGACGGCGCGTTCCGAGAAGACCTGTACTTTCGCCTGAACGTCATCCCGATTGCCCTTCCGCCCCTGCGGGAGCGGGCCAGCGATCTTCCGCTTCTCGTCAGGCACTTCTCGGCACTGACCCGCGTCCGCACCGGCCGCGTCCTTCCGGAGTGGGGCGATGATGCCCTCCTGCTCATGCAGCGCTACCGATGGCCCGGCAACGTCCGTGAGCTGGCCAACATCGTGGAGCGCCTCATCATCCTGCACCCCGGTCAGCGCATCGCCGCCGAGGACGTGCGACGGGTGATCGCGATCGCCGAGACGCCGGACTCCGTGCGGGCCGTCCCGGCGTCGAGCGAGACATTCGATGCCCCGCTGAGCGACCTGCTCGACGACTACGAGCGACTGTTGATCACGCGCGCGCTGGCCGCCGCAGGCGGCAACGTCGCCGAAGCGGCCCGCCGGCTGCAGACCGACCGTCCCAATCTCTATCGGCGGATGAAGCGCCTCGAGATCGCACCGGAGAGCGCTTCCGCGCATACGGGGTGA
- a CDS encoding FKBP-type peptidyl-prolyl cis-trans isomerase, translating to MRYIDVVQGTGAEAAPDKCYYVHYTGWLTDGKKFDSSRDTASNGQPRTPLPFQQGRRAVIPGWDQGFEGMKVGGRRRLIVPYQLAYGVRGRPPVIPPKATLIFDVELMDVRDGPPAPAQGTPPGTPPARCPAWS from the coding sequence ATGCGCTACATCGATGTTGTGCAGGGCACCGGCGCCGAGGCCGCCCCGGACAAGTGCTACTATGTGCACTACACGGGCTGGCTCACTGACGGCAAGAAGTTCGATTCCTCGCGTGACACCGCCAGCAACGGACAGCCGCGTACCCCGCTGCCGTTCCAGCAAGGGCGCCGCGCGGTCATCCCGGGGTGGGATCAGGGTTTCGAGGGTATGAAGGTCGGCGGCCGCCGCCGGCTGATCGTTCCCTATCAGCTCGCGTACGGCGTGCGGGGTCGCCCGCCAGTGATTCCACCGAAGGCGACGCTCATCTTCGACGTCGAGCTCATGGACGTACGCGATGGTCCGCCGGCGCCAGCGCAAGGTACGCCCCCCGGAACGCCACCGGCTCGCTGCCCCGCCTGGTCCTGA
- a CDS encoding peptidylprolyl isomerase, which produces MRLAIIPALAAVVGLTSSLQAQQLPHVIFRTERGEIEVEIDTVRAPITGTNFLRYVDGGFFTNGSFYRVVRADNQPTDSIRIDVIQAGQSREKRGQGFPPIELERTSVTGLSHLDGTISMARAGPNTATSSFFICLGPQPALDFGGKRNLDGQGFAAFGRVVRGLDVARRIQGEPANAQNLVTPVVILGADRVK; this is translated from the coding sequence ATGCGTCTCGCCATCATTCCCGCGCTAGCCGCCGTTGTCGGGCTGACCTCCTCGCTCCAGGCCCAGCAGCTCCCGCACGTCATCTTCCGTACGGAACGCGGCGAGATCGAAGTCGAGATCGATACCGTTCGTGCTCCCATCACGGGAACCAACTTCCTGCGCTACGTGGACGGGGGGTTCTTCACCAACGGTTCGTTCTATCGCGTGGTCCGTGCCGACAATCAGCCGACGGACTCGATTCGCATCGACGTTATCCAGGCCGGACAAAGCCGCGAGAAGCGAGGGCAGGGCTTCCCTCCGATCGAACTGGAGCGAACGTCGGTGACGGGGCTCAGCCACCTCGACGGAACCATCTCCATGGCACGCGCGGGACCCAACACGGCCACGTCGAGCTTCTTCATCTGCCTCGGTCCGCAGCCCGCGCTGGACTTTGGTGGCAAGCGGAACCTCGACGGGCAGGGCTTCGCCGCGTTTGGGCGCGTCGTGCGCGGGCTCGACGTGGCACGGCGCATCCAGGGCGAACCGGCCAACGCACAGAATCTGGTGACGCCTGTGGTGATCCTTGGCGCCGATCGCGTGAAGTAG